A stretch of the Fibrobacter sp. UBA4297 genome encodes the following:
- a CDS encoding SIMPL domain-containing protein, which translates to MSRVKEALLLAVAILGLGAFLYCAMIHTKDRDRVVSVRGLSEREVKADFVIWPIVYKEVGNDLSLIHDAVQAKNATLAKFLRDNGVDTAEISWSAPEIEDAQGERYGDNRRPFRYIATVVTTVASKNVDRVREIMGKQGDLLKQGIAFAGDDYRYRKIYSFNGLNEIKPAMIDEANKNARAAAEKFATDSESKLGKIKTATQGQFSISDRDENTPFIKNVRVVTNVQYFLED; encoded by the coding sequence ATGTCTAGAGTAAAAGAAGCATTGTTGTTGGCGGTTGCCATTCTCGGCCTTGGTGCGTTTCTCTATTGTGCCATGATTCATACAAAGGATAGGGACCGCGTGGTATCGGTCCGTGGACTCTCTGAGCGTGAGGTTAAGGCGGATTTTGTGATTTGGCCTATTGTGTACAAAGAAGTCGGGAATGACCTTTCGTTGATTCACGATGCCGTGCAGGCGAAAAACGCAACGCTTGCGAAGTTCTTGCGCGACAATGGTGTGGATACTGCTGAAATTAGTTGGTCTGCTCCGGAAATTGAAGATGCCCAAGGCGAACGCTATGGCGATAACCGCCGCCCGTTCCGCTACATTGCAACAGTGGTGACGACGGTTGCATCGAAGAATGTAGACCGCGTCCGTGAAATTATGGGCAAGCAAGGCGACCTTTTAAAACAAGGTATTGCTTTTGCTGGCGATGATTACCGCTACCGCAAAATTTACAGCTTCAATGGCCTGAACGAAATCAAGCCCGCGATGATCGACGAAGCGAATAAAAATGCTCGTGCCGCTGCTGAAAAGTTTGCAACGGATTCCGAAAGCAAGCTCGGTAAAATCAAGACGGCTACGCAGGGCCAGTTCTCCATTAGCGACCGCGATGAGAATACGCCGTTTATCAAGAACGTGCGCGTAGTGACCAATGTCCAGTATTTCTTGGAGGACTAA
- the pgi gene encoding glucose-6-phosphate isomerase gives MSKLTDSKEWKALEAHAEVAKTWQMKELFAKDPTRADKFSAEACGLFLDYSKNIITDETMAKLQDLLKSANFEDMRAKYFAGEKINTTEKRAVLHTALRYKGNDPICVDGKDVMPEVRAVLKHMEEFTKLVRTGKWKGHTGKSIKYVVNIGIGGSDLGPVMVTEALKPYADKPAAGEYSPEVYFVSNIDGTHMAETLKKVNIEETLFIVASKTFTTLETMTNAETAKAAVLKAFGGDKSAIAKHFVALSTNTEAVTEFGIDPANMFEFWNWVGGRYSLWSAIGLSIALRIGFENYMKLHQGAYEMDQHFKTAPVDKNLPVILALIGVWYNNFFGASSYAMLPYDQYLHRLAAYFQQADMESNGKTVDRDSKRVNYQTGPILWGEPGTNGQHAFYQLIHQGTKMIPCDFIAPANSHNKIGDHHQKLLSNFFAQPEALMNGKTLAQAQEELRAAGKSEEEIAFLAPHKVFEGNKPTNSIMMDYVSPERLGALIAMYEHKIFTQGVIWNINSYDQWGVELGKQLAKKILPELAKADAELHHDSSTNGLIKWYKAHQA, from the coding sequence ATGTCTAAACTGACTGATTCTAAGGAATGGAAGGCCCTCGAGGCCCATGCCGAAGTCGCCAAGACTTGGCAGATGAAGGAACTCTTCGCGAAGGACCCGACTCGCGCCGACAAGTTCAGCGCCGAAGCCTGCGGACTCTTCCTCGACTACTCCAAGAACATCATCACCGACGAAACCATGGCAAAGCTCCAGGACCTCCTGAAGTCCGCTAATTTCGAAGACATGCGCGCCAAGTACTTTGCTGGCGAAAAGATTAACACCACCGAAAAGCGCGCCGTGCTCCACACCGCACTCCGCTACAAGGGCAACGATCCGATTTGCGTCGATGGCAAGGATGTCATGCCCGAAGTCCGCGCCGTACTCAAGCACATGGAAGAATTCACCAAGCTCGTGCGTACCGGCAAGTGGAAGGGCCACACCGGCAAGTCCATCAAGTACGTGGTGAACATCGGTATCGGCGGTTCCGACCTCGGTCCGGTGATGGTGACCGAAGCCTTGAAGCCGTATGCCGACAAGCCGGCTGCTGGCGAATACTCTCCGGAAGTCTACTTCGTTTCTAACATCGACGGCACCCACATGGCCGAAACCCTCAAGAAGGTGAACATCGAAGAAACGCTCTTCATCGTTGCTTCCAAGACGTTCACGACTCTTGAAACCATGACGAACGCCGAAACCGCAAAGGCTGCCGTCCTCAAGGCATTTGGCGGCGACAAGTCCGCTATCGCAAAGCACTTCGTCGCTCTCTCCACCAACACCGAAGCCGTTACCGAATTCGGTATCGACCCGGCAAACATGTTCGAATTCTGGAACTGGGTTGGCGGCCGCTATTCTCTGTGGTCTGCAATCGGTCTCTCCATCGCTCTCCGCATCGGCTTCGAAAACTACATGAAGCTCCACCAGGGCGCCTACGAAATGGATCAGCATTTCAAGACCGCTCCGGTCGACAAGAACCTCCCGGTCATCCTCGCCCTCATCGGCGTTTGGTACAACAACTTCTTTGGCGCTTCTAGCTACGCCATGCTCCCGTACGACCAGTACCTCCACCGCCTCGCCGCCTACTTCCAGCAGGCCGACATGGAATCCAACGGCAAGACCGTTGACCGTGACAGCAAGCGCGTGAACTACCAGACGGGTCCGATCCTCTGGGGCGAACCGGGTACGAACGGCCAGCACGCCTTCTACCAGCTCATCCACCAGGGCACCAAGATGATTCCGTGCGACTTCATCGCCCCGGCCAACAGCCACAACAAGATTGGCGATCACCACCAGAAGCTGCTCTCCAACTTCTTCGCTCAGCCGGAAGCTTTGATGAACGGCAAGACTCTCGCCCAGGCTCAGGAAGAACTCCGCGCCGCCGGCAAGTCCGAAGAAGAAATCGCATTCCTCGCCCCGCACAAGGTGTTCGAAGGCAACAAGCCGACGAACTCCATCATGATGGACTACGTGAGCCCGGAACGCCTTGGCGCTCTCATCGCCATGTACGAACACAAGATCTTCACGCAGGGCGTTATCTGGAACATCAACAGCTACGACCAGTGGGGTGTTGAACTCGGCAAGCAGCTCGCGAAGAAGATCCTCCCGGAACTTGCAAAGGCCGACGCCGAACTCCACCACGACAGTTCCACTAACGGACTGATCAAGTGGTATAAGGCCCACCAGGCTTAA
- a CDS encoding putative toxin-antitoxin system toxin component, PIN family, which produces MKIILDCNIWISFLIGHQISFVRQLLNDARFQVYACERLLEEIQDVCSREKIKKYIRTEDVADLLNIIYDYCQFAIIGENTQSPIRDPKDLYLLTLAETIDAIYIVSGDKDLLDLKQHKQTRIIKLADFRQML; this is translated from the coding sequence ATGAAAATAATCTTAGACTGCAACATTTGGATTTCATTCCTTATTGGTCACCAGATTTCTTTCGTGCGTCAGTTACTAAATGACGCACGTTTTCAAGTATATGCCTGCGAACGACTACTAGAAGAAATTCAAGATGTTTGCAGTCGTGAAAAAATCAAAAAATACATTCGAACCGAAGACGTAGCCGATTTACTTAACATCATATACGACTACTGCCAATTCGCAATTATTGGAGAAAACACACAATCTCCAATACGAGATCCCAAAGACCTTTACCTGCTAACACTAGCAGAAACAATCGATGCAATCTATATAGTCTCAGGAGATAAGGATCTCCTGGATTTAAAACAGCACAAGCAAACACGAATCATCAAGCTTGCAGACTTTCGACAGATGCTTTAA
- a CDS encoding bifunctional diguanylate cyclase/phosphodiesterase, which translates to MINFLDYASHVFFFPSLLVSGFLLAMLVAFDEKQNLKRVLFWGAIFSLTPFMIYADVLYHGLMHLLSCMMGKVPLMLDVIVDYLSRIVLIPLVIFVFNKKLSVHWSQSLFLISASVGVGYLGMVVGKTQIGAALVNLVAIVIWWRLLWNELSFVRNTQIFTRFGFLGFVTLFSLLVNLAMYVCVRMIEVTPEFLNYLVFVAWLFWLTLTIAVKLIFRTVRLTQQAEIARNHDKLTGLPNELLFSNYVLDLLFRNRKKRYAFVVFDLENFKAFNERLGFEEGDNALRFMASVFKSLFGERYVMHVSCDTFRVVCDAAGVESKIKEAHDKIRGFSTQGVLEIKAGVYVQRVENENVERCFMRARLAEATTKGVYDEYLAVYVDEMGARERLKMYLIAHIDDAVKNEYIKVYYQPVVDINTNKLCGFEALARWDDPEHGFLPPFEFVGILEDAHLIQKLDLFMLKKICEKYRKETNLGHKCVPISFNLSRLDFKLSDIYKELTRLTKEYNVPHEMIHIEITESVLDGDEDGYIREQVTRFQNDGFEVWMDDFGSGFSSLNVLKDYDFDFLKIDMMFLRNFTEKSKVIIRAIVEMAKLLHIGTLSEGVETKEHLDFLKEIGCDRVQGYYYSKPLPYDEVMAVLKEKGVSI; encoded by the coding sequence ATGATAAATTTTCTGGATTACGCAAGTCATGTGTTCTTTTTCCCGTCGCTGTTGGTTAGCGGCTTTTTGCTTGCTATGCTGGTGGCGTTTGACGAAAAACAGAACCTGAAGAGAGTGCTTTTTTGGGGCGCAATTTTCTCGCTGACCCCGTTTATGATTTATGCGGATGTGCTTTATCACGGGCTCATGCATTTGCTTTCGTGCATGATGGGCAAGGTCCCTTTGATGCTCGATGTAATCGTGGACTATCTGAGCCGCATCGTGCTGATTCCGCTTGTAATTTTTGTGTTCAATAAAAAACTCTCTGTCCATTGGTCGCAATCGCTGTTCTTGATATCGGCGTCTGTCGGTGTCGGTTACCTCGGCATGGTCGTGGGCAAGACGCAAATCGGGGCGGCCTTGGTGAACTTGGTCGCAATTGTCATTTGGTGGCGGCTTCTTTGGAATGAACTTTCGTTTGTACGCAATACGCAAATTTTTACGCGGTTCGGTTTCCTGGGATTTGTTACGTTATTTAGCTTGCTTGTGAACCTCGCCATGTATGTGTGCGTACGCATGATCGAGGTGACTCCAGAATTTTTGAATTATTTGGTATTTGTTGCTTGGCTTTTCTGGCTTACGCTTACGATTGCCGTGAAACTTATCTTTAGAACGGTGCGACTGACGCAGCAGGCTGAAATTGCGCGTAACCATGACAAACTGACGGGACTGCCGAATGAACTTTTGTTCTCGAACTATGTTCTGGATTTGCTCTTTAGAAATCGCAAAAAACGTTATGCGTTTGTCGTTTTTGATTTGGAAAATTTCAAAGCGTTTAACGAAAGGCTTGGCTTTGAAGAAGGCGATAATGCGTTACGCTTTATGGCGAGCGTGTTCAAGTCTCTGTTTGGGGAACGCTACGTGATGCACGTGTCGTGCGATACGTTCCGCGTGGTGTGCGATGCTGCCGGGGTGGAATCCAAAATAAAAGAGGCGCATGATAAAATTCGAGGTTTCTCGACTCAGGGCGTACTTGAAATCAAGGCAGGCGTGTATGTGCAGCGCGTGGAAAATGAAAATGTAGAACGTTGCTTTATGAGGGCTCGCCTTGCGGAAGCGACGACCAAGGGTGTTTACGATGAATATCTTGCGGTTTATGTAGATGAGATGGGGGCCCGCGAACGCTTGAAAATGTACTTGATTGCGCATATTGATGATGCTGTGAAAAACGAGTATATCAAGGTTTATTATCAGCCCGTTGTTGATATCAATACAAATAAGCTTTGTGGCTTTGAAGCGCTTGCCCGTTGGGATGACCCGGAACACGGATTCTTGCCTCCGTTTGAATTTGTCGGCATTCTCGAAGATGCTCATTTAATCCAGAAACTAGACTTGTTCATGCTCAAGAAAATTTGCGAAAAGTATCGTAAGGAAACGAATTTGGGGCACAAGTGCGTTCCGATTTCGTTCAACCTCTCGCGCCTGGACTTTAAGCTGAGTGACATTTATAAGGAACTCACGCGGTTGACTAAAGAATATAACGTGCCGCATGAGATGATCCATATCGAGATTACGGAATCGGTGTTGGACGGTGATGAGGACGGCTATATCCGTGAACAGGTGACGCGTTTCCAAAATGACGGATTTGAAGTCTGGATGGATGACTTTGGCTCGGGCTTCTCGTCGTTGAACGTGCTGAAAGACTATGACTTTGACTTTTTGAAAATCGACATGATGTTCTTGCGAAACTTCACGGAAAAGTCCAAGGTGATTATCCGCGCCATTGTGGAAATGGCCAAGCTATTGCATATTGGAACGCTTTCGGAAGGCGTGGAAACAAAGGAACATCTAGACTTTTTGAAGGAAATTGGATGCGACCGCGTGCAGGGCTATTATTATTCGAAACCGCTCCCGTATGACGAGGTGATGGCAGTGCTCAAGGAAAAGGGCGTTTCGATATAG
- a CDS encoding histidine phosphatase family protein — MKSKLLLTTSIFTLSMLSGCLDEVTEASALDVSELACKTEPLDDNSGLKIICGGDSVGVVQNGKDGKDGKDGKDGEDGKSGANGKNGKDGSSCYVTENAEINGYDVFCGDEKIGSIVNGKDGEKGADGKDGDKGADGKDGKDGADGKDGKDGADGKDGSSCTIAENAEINGYDVICGDKKVGELHNGKDGQDGKNGTDGKDGTSCSVVENKDINGFDVICGDKKVGEILNGKDGQDGKNGTDGKDGNDGSSCTVVVNDDINGYDVICGDKKVGELRNGAKGENGKDGKDGADGKDGSSCYVTENAEINGYDVICDNKKVGELRNGAKGENGKDGKDGADGKDGSSCTIAENAEINGYDVICDNKKVGELRNGKDGQDGKNGTDGKDGNDGSSCTVEVNDDINGYDVICDNKKVGELRNGAKGENGKDGKDGADGKDGSSCTIAENAEINGYDVICGDEKVGEFRNGKDAVLPSSSSIASSSSAAPSSSSKVSSSSVTPSSSSVVSSSSETPSSSSVEQLSEKCKTLRATTDVFNSLYDVLGCTRSDEKVVIILRHAQRDIHKYGDDDGLIEVGRQQAKQVGEKLKKLNLDDFYYMYTNVKRTAETAQIIAINKGENVSTDINDWHKHNIANLTEINQNLKESWYVKPNQNASNCKGGASWGWSSYSKIAYQEYEDDNNRQNCENAFYPIDTRIEAFIENYFTYEQMHKYTLAISHDQYLVPFVITISNKKIHDDIVNSKYDLRFHKHDRGINGNPDFNYWINYLAGVVLIVDSDNNVIKLPVKALDDGFLREYKNP; from the coding sequence ATGAAATCCAAATTACTCTTAACAACATCAATTTTCACACTATCCATGCTCTCGGGCTGCCTTGACGAGGTCACCGAAGCAAGCGCCCTGGACGTGTCCGAACTCGCCTGCAAAACGGAACCGCTAGATGACAACAGCGGTCTCAAGATTATTTGCGGCGGCGATTCCGTGGGAGTCGTGCAGAACGGCAAAGATGGTAAGGATGGTAAGGATGGTAAGGATGGCGAAGACGGCAAATCCGGCGCCAATGGCAAAAACGGTAAAGATGGTTCGTCCTGTTACGTCACCGAAAACGCAGAAATAAATGGCTACGATGTATTCTGTGGTGACGAAAAGATCGGCTCCATCGTAAACGGCAAGGATGGAGAAAAGGGGGCCGACGGCAAGGACGGTGATAAAGGCGCGGACGGGAAAGACGGCAAGGATGGTGCCGACGGGAAAGACGGCAAGGATGGTGCCGACGGTAAGGACGGTTCGTCCTGCACGATTGCTGAAAACGCAGAAATCAATGGTTACGACGTCATCTGCGGTGACAAGAAGGTCGGTGAGCTCCATAACGGAAAGGACGGCCAAGACGGAAAGAATGGTACCGATGGTAAGGATGGAACGTCCTGCAGCGTTGTAGAAAATAAGGATATTAACGGTTTCGACGTCATCTGCGGTGACAAGAAGGTCGGTGAAATTCTCAATGGTAAGGATGGCCAAGACGGAAAGAATGGTACCGATGGTAAGGACGGTAACGATGGTTCTTCCTGCACGGTCGTAGTAAATGACGACATCAACGGTTACGATGTCATTTGCGGCGACAAAAAGGTCGGCGAACTCCGAAACGGCGCCAAGGGCGAAAACGGGAAAGACGGCAAGGATGGTGCCGACGGGAAAGACGGCTCGTCCTGTTACGTCACCGAAAACGCAGAAATCAACGGTTATGACGTCATCTGCGACAACAAGAAGGTAGGCGAACTCCGAAACGGTGCTAAGGGCGAAAATGGGAAAGACGGTAAGGATGGTGCCGACGGTAAAGACGGTTCGTCCTGCACGATTGCTGAAAATGCAGAAATCAACGGTTACGACGTCATCTGCGACAACAAGAAGGTCGGTGAACTCCGCAACGGTAAGGATGGCCAAGACGGAAAGAATGGTACCGATGGTAAGGACGGTAACGATGGTTCTTCCTGCACCGTCGAAGTAAACGATGACATCAACGGTTACGACGTCATCTGCGACAACAAGAAGGTAGGCGAACTCCGAAACGGCGCTAAGGGCGAAAACGGGAAAGACGGCAAGGATGGTGCCGACGGTAAAGATGGCTCGTCCTGCACGATTGCTGAAAATGCAGAAATCAACGGTTACGATGTCATCTGCGGAGATGAAAAGGTCGGCGAGTTCCGCAACGGTAAGGACGCAGTCCTTCCTTCCTCCAGCAGCATCGCTTCTTCAAGCAGTGCAGCACCTTCTAGCAGCAGCAAGGTTTCCTCTAGCAGTGTCACACCTTCTAGCAGCAGCGTCGTTTCCTCTAGCAGCGAAACCCCGTCTAGCTCCAGCGTAGAACAGCTCAGCGAAAAGTGCAAAACGCTCCGCGCCACAACGGACGTATTCAATTCCCTGTACGACGTTCTTGGCTGCACCCGTTCTGACGAAAAAGTCGTCATCATCCTGCGCCACGCCCAACGCGACATTCACAAATACGGCGATGACGATGGCCTCATCGAAGTCGGTAGACAGCAAGCAAAACAAGTCGGCGAGAAACTCAAAAAACTCAACCTCGACGATTTCTATTATATGTACACCAACGTCAAGCGCACCGCAGAAACCGCACAAATCATCGCCATTAACAAAGGCGAAAACGTTTCGACAGACATCAACGACTGGCACAAACACAACATCGCAAACCTAACCGAAATCAACCAGAACCTGAAAGAATCTTGGTACGTCAAGCCCAACCAAAATGCAAGCAACTGCAAAGGTGGCGCTAGCTGGGGCTGGAGTTCTTACTCCAAAATCGCCTATCAAGAATACGAAGACGACAACAACCGTCAAAACTGCGAAAACGCATTCTACCCCATCGACACAAGAATCGAAGCATTCATCGAAAACTACTTTACATACGAACAAATGCACAAGTACACTTTAGCCATTTCGCACGACCAATACCTTGTACCGTTCGTCATTACAATCAGCAACAAAAAAATTCACGACGACATCGTCAACTCCAAATACGACCTCCGCTTCCACAAGCATGACCGCGGCATTAACGGGAATCCAGATTTCAACTACTGGATAAACTACCTCGCCGGCGTAGTACTCATCGTCGATTCGGACAACAATGTTATAAAGCTCCCCGTCAAAGCACTAGACGACGGATTCCTGCGCGAATACAAAAATCCATAA
- a CDS encoding AAA family ATPase, whose amino-acid sequence MDIQELSEKVKQQSSFCMNLLREVEDTVIGQKAMVESILTGILADGHVLLEGLPGLAKTTAVKAFADAVSLDFKRIQFTPDLLPADLLGTTIYNAREAKFETRKGPLFTNLVLADEINRAPSKVQSALLEAMQERHITIGDETFKLDEPFLVLATQNPIEQEGTYPLPEAQVDRFLLKVKVSYPNKADEMKILDAVSGAGLRQPNAVATKEDILKARELVKQVYVDERVREYIVNLVLATRDPGSIKRSDLVGFVEVGASPRASIGLAQASKAHAFIQGRAYVTPEDVKAVAMEVLRHRVILSYEAEAEEVSAETVVQKILDSVEVP is encoded by the coding sequence ATGGATATTCAGGAACTTTCGGAAAAGGTGAAGCAGCAGAGTTCTTTTTGCATGAACTTGCTGCGTGAAGTTGAAGATACGGTGATTGGTCAGAAGGCAATGGTCGAGAGCATTCTGACGGGTATTTTGGCGGATGGCCACGTGCTTTTGGAAGGCCTTCCGGGCTTGGCCAAGACGACTGCGGTGAAGGCTTTTGCCGATGCTGTTTCGCTCGACTTCAAGCGCATCCAGTTTACTCCTGATTTGCTGCCGGCAGACTTGCTCGGTACGACGATTTATAACGCCCGTGAAGCAAAGTTCGAAACGCGCAAGGGCCCGCTCTTTACGAACCTCGTGCTTGCTGATGAAATTAACCGTGCTCCGTCGAAGGTACAGAGCGCTTTGCTCGAAGCCATGCAGGAACGCCACATCACGATTGGCGATGAAACGTTCAAGCTGGACGAGCCGTTCCTGGTGCTTGCCACGCAGAACCCGATTGAGCAGGAAGGTACGTATCCGCTGCCGGAAGCTCAGGTGGACCGTTTCCTCTTGAAGGTGAAGGTGAGCTACCCGAACAAGGCCGACGAAATGAAAATTCTCGATGCTGTCTCGGGTGCGGGGTTGCGTCAGCCGAATGCGGTTGCGACGAAGGAAGATATCTTGAAGGCTCGCGAGCTCGTGAAGCAGGTTTATGTGGACGAACGCGTGCGCGAATACATCGTTAACTTGGTCTTGGCAACGCGTGATCCGGGTAGCATCAAGCGTAGCGACTTGGTGGGCTTTGTGGAAGTGGGCGCCTCGCCGCGTGCTTCTATCGGCCTTGCCCAGGCTTCGAAGGCTCATGCGTTTATCCAGGGCCGTGCCTACGTGACGCCGGAAGACGTGAAGGCTGTCGCGATGGAAGTACTCCGCCACCGTGTAATTCTGAGCTACGAAGCCGAAGCGGAAGAGGTCTCTGCCGAAACCGTCGTGCAGAAGATTTTGGATTCTGTTGAAGTGCCGTAA